GTTGCGTCATCGGCGCAGGTGGCCCCCGCAACGCAAAAGCGTTACACTGACTGTCATGAAGTCCGCTGTCCTGCCCCAAGTTCGAATCGAGCCTGAGCTGCGCACGGAGCTCGAGTCCGTCCTGGCCGAGGGCGAGACCCTGTCGTCGTTCGTCGAATCCTCGGTCCGCCGGGCGATCGAGCACCGGCAGGCCCTGCGCGACTTCGACGCGCGCTGTGACGCCTCGCTCAAGCACTTCCTGGCCACCGGCCAGAGCCACGGCAGCGACGAGTTGCTGGCCGAGCTGCGCCAGCGCACCGAGGCGCGGCGCGCGCAGCTGCAAGCCGCGGCCGGCTCCGCGTGAGTTTCCAGGTCCGCTGGAGCGCGGCAGCCCGCGCCGACTTGCTTCGCCTGCACGACTTCCTGCTCGATCGCGCCCAGACCGTTGAGGACCTGGGCGCCGCCGACCTGGCGATCGCCGCCGTCGAGCACGCGGTGGCCAACCAGCTGTCCCGGACCCCGTTCATCTTCCGCCGCGTCGGCGCCTCGCTCACGACGCGCGAACTCATCATCCCGCACGGCACCACCGGCTACGTCGCGCGCTACGAGATCCTGCCCGAGATCGTCCTGATCCTCGGCGTGCGGCACCAGCGGGAAGAGGACTACCACTAGCCCGACCCGACCCGGGCAAGGCTGCGGGGCCATCTCCGCCGCACGTGCGGATGTCACGGCGGTGCGATAATGGATACAGTGCACGTATTGTGACGTGTTATAGTCGACGGATGTTGACCACATCCTCGCGCGCGCTGTCCCGCTGAAACATGAATCTCTCTCGCACGAGCATCAAGACCAAGCTCATCCTCGCCTTTGCCCTGCTGGCCGCCATCGTCGCGATGGTGTCGCTCCAGGCGCTTTCCTCCCTCTCCGGCGCCAGTCACCAGTTCCGCGTGTTCGTCGACGGCGTGTCGCAGCGCGAGGCGCTGGCCAACCAGGTCATGGACGCCGCTGCGCAGCGCGCGATCGCCGCGCGCAACCTGGTGCTGGTGACCTCGGATCAGGACCGCGAGATCGAGAAGGCCGCGGTGGTTCGCGCCCACGAAGAGACCGGCGCCGCGCTGAAACGCCTCAACGGCGCCGTGCACGCCAAGGGCTCGGACGCCACCGCGCGCGATCGCGAGCTGCTGGCAAAGATCGAGGAGGTCGAGCAGCGCTACGGCCCGGTGGCGCTGGCCATCGTGGACATGGCGCTGCACGGCCGCAACCAGGACGCCATCGAGAAGATGAACGCCGAGTGCCGGCCGCTGCTGGCCGAGCTGTTGAAGGCGGCATCGAGCTACATCCAGTACAGCGCCGAGCGCAGCGATGCGGCGGCGAAGGCTGCCGAGGCGGCAGTCGCGCAGGACCGTCTCGTGCTGACGCTGGCCAGCGTGGCCGCGGCTGCCGGCGCCATCTTCCTGGGCTGGATGCTGAGCCGCTCCATCACCAGCCCGTTGCGCCGCGCCGTCGCGCTGGCCGAGGCTGTTGCCTCCGGCGACCTGACCACGCGCATCGATGTGGATCGCCAGGACGAGACCGGCCAGCTGCTGGCGGCGTTGCGTCGCATGAACGAGAGTCTCGCGGACATGGTGTCGCGCGTGCGGGCCTCGGCCGACGGCATCGTCACTGCCTCGGAGCAGATCGCCAGCGGCAACCAGGACCTGTCGACCCGCACGGAGCATCAGGCCGGCGCCCTGCAGCAGACCGCTTCGTCGATGCAGGAGATGACCGACGCGGTGCAGGTCACTGCCGTGAGTTCCGGCCAGGCCAGCCAACTCGCCCACGACGCCGCGCAGACCGCGGGCCTCGGTGGCGAAGCGGTGCAGCGTGTGGTGTCGACCATGGGCGAGATCACCGAGTCCAGCAGGCAGATCGCCGAGATCGTTGGCGTGATCGACAGCCTGGCCTTCCAGACGAACATCTTGGCGCTCAACGCCGCTGTCGAGGCAGCGCGCGCCGGCGAGCAGGGCCGCGGCTTCGCGGTGGTTGCCGCCGAGGTGCGCAGCCTCGCCCAGCGCAGCGCCCAGGCCGCCAAGGAGATCAAGGTGCTGATCGGCCGCAGCGTCGAGAAGGTGGAGGCGGGCGAGGCGCAGGTGGCCGAGGCCGGCCGCACGATGACCGGCCTGGTCTCCGGCGTGCGCCGGGTCAGCGACTTGATCGCGCAGATCAACGAGTCCGCGCGCGAGCAAAGCGGCGGCATCCGTCAGGTGAACCAGGCCGTGGCCTCGCTGGACAGCGGCACGCAGCAGAACGCCGCGCTGGTCGAGGAAAGCAGCGCCGCGTCGAGCAGCCTGCTCCAGCAAGCCGGCGCGCTGCAGCAGGCGATGGCCTTCTTCCGCACGAACGCCGAGCCAGCCGCGGCCTGATCAATCGAGTGAGACCCACAGAATGAACCAAGAAACCCCCGACAACGCAATCTTCATCATCGAGAGCGGCGCCGCGCTGCAACTCGTGCGCGACTACATCGCCGACCGCGGCCGCGTGGCCACCGTCGTCGCCGGCCTGGCCAAGGAGCTGGGCATCTCGCGCGCGACGACCGATCACCGCACCGGCGTGCTGCAAGGTGTCGTCTTCGACGGCGAGATCCACCCCGACTTCCGCAAGCCCGACCGCCGCGGCGTGAGCTATGCGCGCAAGGGCTCGCCGTGGGCCAAGCGGCTGAAGGAGCAGGTCGGCCACGCCGACCAGTCGCAGCTGATCGCTCAGACCTTCGGCATCCCGCTGTCGATCGGCTACACCGGCCGCGGCGCCGGTGGCGAGGAGTACGAGGGCTGGCGCTGCATCGGCTCGCCGCTGTCGGAGTGCGGCTTCCTGTGGATGAGCCACGACGGTCCGTTTGCCATGTGGACCCCGGACGTGCCGGCGATCGTCGCCGCGGCGCGCGCCGACAACGAGACCGTGGCCGAGCCGGCCGCATCGTTCAAGCTCGAGTTCCCCGGGTGCCGGCGGATCCGCAAGGAGGAGTGGGAGATCATGGTCCTGCAGCACAAGCTGCAGAAGGCGGCCTGATCCCATGGACGACCGGATCAACGACGTCGATTCGAACTGCGCGCTGCAATATGCCCTGTACGTCCTGGGCCAGCGGCACCAGGAGCTACTGCTCTGCCATCGCGACCTGCACAAGGGCATCAAGGGGAGCCAGGCACCACTCGCCGCGGCGCACTACAAGCTGAACAACGCGGCGATGATCCTGCTGTCGCAGCTCCTGCGCGAGCGCGGCGCCGAGCAGGTGGGCTTCCTCGACTGCTTTGGCGGCAGCGAGGCGTTCGATCGGAACGAGGAGCCGCTC
This portion of the Methylibium petroleiphilum PM1 genome encodes:
- a CDS encoding methyl-accepting chemotaxis protein produces the protein MNLSRTSIKTKLILAFALLAAIVAMVSLQALSSLSGASHQFRVFVDGVSQREALANQVMDAAAQRAIAARNLVLVTSDQDREIEKAAVVRAHEETGAALKRLNGAVHAKGSDATARDRELLAKIEEVEQRYGPVALAIVDMALHGRNQDAIEKMNAECRPLLAELLKAASSYIQYSAERSDAAAKAAEAAVAQDRLVLTLASVAAAAGAIFLGWMLSRSITSPLRRAVALAEAVASGDLTTRIDVDRQDETGQLLAALRRMNESLADMVSRVRASADGIVTASEQIASGNQDLSTRTEHQAGALQQTASSMQEMTDAVQVTAVSSGQASQLAHDAAQTAGLGGEAVQRVVSTMGEITESSRQIAEIVGVIDSLAFQTNILALNAAVEAARAGEQGRGFAVVAAEVRSLAQRSAQAAKEIKVLIGRSVEKVEAGEAQVAEAGRTMTGLVSGVRRVSDLIAQINESAREQSGGIRQVNQAVASLDSGTQQNAALVEESSAASSSLLQQAGALQQAMAFFRTNAEPAAA
- a CDS encoding YlcI/YnfO family protein, with amino-acid sequence MKSAVLPQVRIEPELRTELESVLAEGETLSSFVESSVRRAIEHRQALRDFDARCDASLKHFLATGQSHGSDELLAELRQRTEARRAQLQAAAGSA
- a CDS encoding type II toxin-antitoxin system RelE/ParE family toxin → MSFQVRWSAAARADLLRLHDFLLDRAQTVEDLGAADLAIAAVEHAVANQLSRTPFIFRRVGASLTTRELIIPHGTTGYVARYEILPEIVLILGVRHQREEDYH